The Polyangium mundeleinium genome contains the following window.
CGATCCGGCTCGTGCTTTACATCGGCATCGTCTTCAACATGATCGACATGTCCGAGGCGGGGACCACCGTCGTCAACATTGCCTTCCGCACCATTGTCCTCGTCCCGTCGATGTACCTCCTCGACCGCACGGCGAAAAGGCGCGCGGAGGCCCTCGCCGGAGTACGGTCCCCCTCATGAGCCGCGACGAACGAGGGACGAACGAGCCGGCCCGCATCGCCGGCCTCGACACGCTCCGCTTCTTCGCGGCGGCGATGGTCGTCCTGAGTCACCTCGGCCCGCCGCCCTTGCTCGCGGGCCTCGAACGCACGAACCGCGTCGCCTGGTTCCTCTCCGCCTCGTATGGCGTCGCCTGGAATGGCCCGGCCGCGGTCATCGTCTTTTTCGTCATCTCGGGCCTCTGCATCCACTGGCCCACGCTCACGCGGCGCCCCCACTGGCCCGAGTATTTCGTCCGCCGCTACGTCCGGATCGGCATTCCCCTCCTCGCCTCGATTGCCCTCTCGTCCGCCGTCGGCATCCCTTACGTCGGCCTCTCCGCGTCGATCCTGTGGAGCCTCCAGTGCGAGCTCATTTACTACACCCTTTATCCGCTCCTCCTCGCCCTTCGTGATCGGTTTGGCTGGCGCCCGCTCCTCGCGGGCTCGTTTGCCCTCGCGACGGCGGTGATCGTCCTCGTCGATCCGCGCGCGCTCCCGTACCCGGCGTATGGCTGGGCGCTGCAATGGGTCATCGGCTTGCCCTGCTGGCTGCTCGGTTGCTTGCTCGCCGAACGAATTCAAGAGCGCCCGGCCCGAACGAACCCCCGCATCTGGGCCTTCCGCCTCGCCGTCTGGCTCGCGAGCGCGGGGGCCCTCGCGCTCCGGTTCCATTCTCCGATCGGGTATCCCTGGACCCTGAACGCCTTCTCGCTCCTCGTGTATGCGTGGCTCCTCGTGGAGATCCCGCACCTCGCGGCCTCGCGCGTGCCCCGTTTCTCCGAGCGCCTCGGCCTCTTCAGCTACTCGCTTTACCTCGTCCACCTCGCGGCGTGGGAGCTCTTCAAGAAATACTATCGCCTCAACCTCGGCTACTTCGTCGATTGGGCGCTCCTCATGGCCCTCTCGCTCGGCGTCGCCTATGTGTTTTTCCTCGTCTGCGAGGACCCGTCGCAGAAGCTCGCGCGGCGCCTCGCGAAATCCCTCCGCCCGAAACCCGCGGCGCCGCTGCCGACCGCCTGACGCGCGCCATGCGCAGAAACCTCCGCGCCGCCGCGATCCTCGCCCTCCCCTTCGCCGCCGGAGCGCTCGCCAGCGCGCTCGTGTTTCGCCACATGGCCAAACCCGCCCCGGCGCCGCGCCCCGAGGCCACGATCCCCGCCCGCGTCACGCTCCCGCCCGAGCACCTCGGCGTGCTTTCGTTGTTCGTGCTTGCCGGCCAGTCCAACATGTCGGGCCGGGCGGCTTTGCCGAACCCGCTTCCTGCGCCGGTTCCCGGCGTCTACATCTTCGGCAACGACGGCCGCTGGCACGAGGGCCGCGAGCCGGTTGATTTCGCCGAAGGCCAGATCGACGACGTCTCTGCCGACCCCGGCGCGGGCGCCGGCCCTTCCGTGGCATTCGCCGCCGCGCTCCGCGACAAACACAAAGATCGACCCATCGGCCTGATTCCTTGCGCGAAAGGCGGCTCGTCCCTCGCGGAATGGCGCCGCCACCTCGGCGACGACACCCTGTACGGCGCGTGCTTGAAGCGCGCCCGCGCGGCGTCCACCGCGGGCACGGTCTCCGGCGTCCTGTTCTTTCAGGGCGAAACGGACGCCATGGATCCCGCCCTCACGGCGGCGGAGGCGCACCCCGATCCGTCGAAATGGGCCGCTGCATTCGGAGCTTTCGTCGCCGACCTCCGCCGCGACCTCGGCGCGCCCGATCTGCCCGTCGTGTTCGCCGAGCTCGGTTCGCGCCCGACGGACAGCCGTTTCCCCGCGTGGGAGCGCGTCAAGGAGCAGCAACGTGCGGTCGCGATTCCGGGCGTCGCGCGCATTCGCACGGACGACCTGCCGCTCCAGGATGCCGTGCATTTCGGAGGGGAAGGGCAGGAGGCCATCGGGAGGCGATTTGCGGAGGCGATGGAGGGGTTGCTCCGACGATGAGTTCGCCTACTCGTCCACGACGCGAATGGGCATCCAATCGAACCCGGTGACGCCCGCGTCGTGGAAGATGCGCCACACCTTGGGAGTGACGAGGAACCAGGGGTACGGGAAGAGAGCGTCGCTCACGTCGCCGTCGAAGCGCGCATCGCCGAACCATTCCCAGGTCACGTTGACGTCACGAATGTCGGCCAGGTCCGAGGCGCGGTAGACGAGGCGGAGGGGGACCTCCGAGGGCGTATCGAAGCCGCTCCGGCCGCATGCGCAAAGTTCGGAGGGCTCGATTCCCGTCGAACGTGGTGACAGCGGCGGCATCGTGTGCGCAGCGCAGATCTGCCGCCACGGGAGCTGAATGTGGCCCCTCTTTTCGAAGGCTGCGAAGACACCTCGGAACGAGATCCCGGTCAAGCCGCTTTCCGCGAGCGTGCCGGCCAGCTTCTCGTCGACGAGCATGTCTGTTTCGTCGAGGGTGACGATGGTGAAGAACGCGCCTTCTTCGATACTCTGCCACGTCGGGACCGCATCCCACCGGGTCCAGGAGCGTGTGTGGCCCCCCTTGGATGTCGTTGCTGATCAGGAGTCGAACCTCTGTCCTCATGTCGCGCCTCGATGGCAGTTACTTTCCGAAATACGGCCTGATGGCGTCGAGCCAGTGCGCGTGGTCCTTGTAGACCTTTTGGTACACCCTCCACAGCTCCTCAGGGCGCCTCGTCCTCATGATCTGCTCCAGCGAGCCCATGGGGACCAAGGTCGCCACCAGCACGCCCGTGGTGAGCCGCGTCGGTGACGGCCGGCTCGTGGTCTTCATCTGGTCCGGATCGGAGCTCGCCTACGCCGTGCAATCCACCGCTGGCTGGACGCAGTGGTCCAACTGGCAGACGCTCCCTTTGCCCGCCGGCTTCTGACGCTCCCGCCGCGACTTAATTGCAGGTAGCGCCGTCCACGAAGCACTTCTGAAAGTTGCAGCGGCATTGCACCTGCCGGCCACCCGGCAGGTCCGTGCTCCAGCCGTCCTTGGAGCAATCCGAGAACGAGCAACGCGTCCGCGCCGTCTCCCCGCCGGGCAAATCCGTGTCCCAGCCGTTTTTCAGGCAATCCGAGAACGAACACCGCGTCCGCGCCGTCGCCCCGTCCGAAAAGCTCGTCTCCCAGCCGTCCTTCATGCAATTGGAAAACGAGCACCGCGTCCGCGCCGTCGTTCCATCGGGGAAGCGGGCTTCCCAGCCGTCTTTCATGCAGTCGCCGAAGGAGCAACGCACGTCGACGTCGCCCTCCGGGGTCGAGGTCGTCCAGCCGTCCTTCAAGCAATTGCTGAACTTGCACCGGCCCGAGGCGAAGACCGCGGCAGCCACGTAACGCGCCGTCTTCGCCTGGGCTTTTCGTTCGACCTCCTGCGCCGCGGCCTCGGCGGCGACACGCTCGGCTTCGAGCTTGCGAAACCTGGCGACGTCGCTGGCCGCGCTGGCCCATTTCAGCTTCTTCGCGTCGTCCCCCGCGCGATGGAGGCATTCTCCCACGAAGGAAGGGACATCGTCCGCGGACACGTTCGGCCTCACGCGGGCGCAAGCCCGAAGGACGACGGCGTCAGCCTCGGGGCTCACGGCGACGTTGACGAGGACGTCGAAAAGCTCGAGCGAGGGCGCCTTTTCGAGGGCCTTGTCGAGGTAACCCACGGCCTCCGTTTCGAGCTTGCCCACCTCCATTTCGCCGGTTCTCGCCGCTTTCGTCCGCCGGGCTTCGATCACGAGCTCGGCGAAGGACCTGGCGTCGCCGACCAGGTCCTTGCCATCTGCGATCTTGGTGCGCAGCGACGTGAGTTCCGCCTGAATCTCCTCGACGCGCGTATCCTCTGCCGCAGCTTCTTGTTCTGCCTCCGCGGCCCGCGCGGCGGAGCGATTCTCCGCGGGGACCTGGATCGGCTCGGGCTCGTTAAAGCCGCTCGTCTGCATTTGCAGGGGGATGAGCGAACACCCCATGCCGAAAACGACGGGGAGCGCAGCAACCAGCGCGCGCATCTGCCTCGCTCGGATCCCGGGACGTGCCATGGAAGGAATGCTACCGCGGTGAGGCGCACGGGCGCAATCCGCGCCGCGGTCGCGCGAGGACCACGTGATGCCCCCGCGCAGGGGAAACCGCTGCGCGCCCTTGCCTCGGCGCTCCGGCTTCTTCACCATGCGCTCCGGCACATGGCGTCGCTCGATGACATCACCAAGCGCTACTACGAGACGACGGCCTCGCGTGGCCACCGCCCGACCGCCGAGCACTACGCCACGAGCGCCGCGGGCCTCCTGCGCCGCCTCGGTCCTTGGATCCCGAGCGATCGCACGACGCCGTGCCTCGACCTCGCCTGCGGCTGCGGCGAGCTCATCTACGCGCTCGAACAACGCGGGTTCGCCCGTACACACGGCGTCGACCTCTGCGTCGAGGAGCTCGACGAGGCCCGCAAGTTCGTGCGCGCCGAGCTCGTCGTCAGCGACGTGATCGATCACCTCGCGGCCCAGCGCGAGGGCTCCTTCGGCTTCGTGACGGCCTTCAACATCGTCGAGCATCTGCCCAAGGAGCGGCTCGTCGACTTCTTCCGCGAGGCGCGCCGCGTGCTGCGCCCCGGAGGCGCGCTCGTGGGCATGGTGCCGAACGCGGTCTCTCCGTTCGGCGCGGCGGCGCGCTACTGGGACATCACGCACCAGATCGCGTTCACGCCGAACAGCCTCACGCAGCTCGCGGCGATGACGGGCTGGGG
Protein-coding sequences here:
- a CDS encoding acyltransferase family protein, producing the protein MSRDERGTNEPARIAGLDTLRFFAAAMVVLSHLGPPPLLAGLERTNRVAWFLSASYGVAWNGPAAVIVFFVISGLCIHWPTLTRRPHWPEYFVRRYVRIGIPLLASIALSSAVGIPYVGLSASILWSLQCELIYYTLYPLLLALRDRFGWRPLLAGSFALATAVIVLVDPRALPYPAYGWALQWVIGLPCWLLGCLLAERIQERPARTNPRIWAFRLAVWLASAGALALRFHSPIGYPWTLNAFSLLVYAWLLVEIPHLAASRVPRFSERLGLFSYSLYLVHLAAWELFKKYYRLNLGYFVDWALLMALSLGVAYVFFLVCEDPSQKLARRLAKSLRPKPAAPLPTA
- a CDS encoding sialate O-acetylesterase codes for the protein MRRNLRAAAILALPFAAGALASALVFRHMAKPAPAPRPEATIPARVTLPPEHLGVLSLFVLAGQSNMSGRAALPNPLPAPVPGVYIFGNDGRWHEGREPVDFAEGQIDDVSADPGAGAGPSVAFAAALRDKHKDRPIGLIPCAKGGSSLAEWRRHLGDDTLYGACLKRARAASTAGTVSGVLFFQGETDAMDPALTAAEAHPDPSKWAAAFGAFVADLRRDLGAPDLPVVFAELGSRPTDSRFPAWERVKEQQRAVAIPGVARIRTDDLPLQDAVHFGGEGQEAIGRRFAEAMEGLLRR
- a CDS encoding class I SAM-dependent methyltransferase; translated protein: MASLDDITKRYYETTASRGHRPTAEHYATSAAGLLRRLGPWIPSDRTTPCLDLACGCGELIYALEQRGFARTHGVDLCVEELDEARKFVRAELVVSDVIDHLAAQREGSFGFVTAFNIVEHLPKERLVDFFREARRVLRPGGALVGMVPNAVSPFGAAARYWDITHQIAFTPNSLTQLAAMTGWGDRVEFRECGPVPYGVKSAIRYVAWRALRGAIAAWFLVENGAPRDGIYSSDMLFRLRKES